In the genome of Paenibacillus sp. FSL R5-0766, one region contains:
- a CDS encoding MFS transporter — MSTTGHTLQPQASQSGKRGAFPLSLLCLTIGAFAIGMTEFIIMGLLPNVATDLNVSIPQAGQLITGYALGVAVGAPILTVFTHKIPQKKLLVLLMCIFVIGNALSVIAPTYGLLISARILTAFAHGTFLGVGSIMATRLVAPERRAGAVSVVLAGLTIANIIGVPFGTFIGQQLGWRSSFGAITILGIVSLIGIIRFIPVLPQGAPANLGQQFRNLVRPQVLLVLLIGALGCGSLFTVFTYITPMLVDISGFAEQSVTWILVLFGFGVTLGNLVGGRLADWKLMPSLIVNFGILAVLLAVLTLTLENPYLAVITIFFWGVAAFGIMPGLQIRIMNMTLEAPLLATTSSHSAFNLGNAAGAYMGGYAITHTGLISVPLYAAVIAALGLVGLFVSLVMDRKQRLPEIPNVVEPVSVQ; from the coding sequence ATGAGCACGACTGGACACACATTACAACCACAGGCTTCACAGTCAGGTAAACGAGGGGCGTTTCCATTATCCCTTTTATGTCTGACGATTGGGGCTTTTGCGATTGGTATGACTGAATTTATTATTATGGGCTTACTGCCTAATGTGGCAACAGACCTGAATGTAAGTATTCCACAGGCAGGACAACTCATTACGGGATATGCACTTGGTGTAGCGGTAGGTGCGCCGATTTTGACCGTATTTACACACAAGATTCCGCAGAAAAAACTGCTGGTGCTGCTGATGTGCATTTTCGTTATCGGGAACGCATTGTCTGTCATTGCTCCCACCTATGGGTTGTTAATCTCAGCACGGATCTTAACGGCATTTGCCCATGGTACGTTCCTGGGTGTAGGTTCAATCATGGCGACGCGGCTTGTTGCACCCGAGAGAAGGGCAGGAGCGGTATCGGTTGTTCTCGCAGGGCTTACGATTGCCAACATCATTGGCGTTCCATTTGGTACGTTTATCGGGCAACAGCTTGGGTGGAGATCATCCTTCGGGGCGATTACGATCTTGGGCATCGTTTCGTTGATTGGTATCATTCGTTTCATTCCCGTCCTCCCGCAAGGAGCACCAGCGAACCTGGGACAGCAATTCCGGAATCTGGTTCGTCCCCAAGTGTTGCTGGTTCTGCTTATTGGGGCGTTGGGGTGCGGAAGCTTGTTCACAGTCTTCACCTATATTACGCCGATGCTTGTGGATATTAGCGGCTTTGCGGAGCAAAGTGTGACCTGGATTCTGGTGTTGTTTGGCTTCGGTGTAACCTTGGGCAATTTGGTTGGCGGCCGACTGGCAGACTGGAAGCTGATGCCTTCGTTAATCGTCAACTTTGGTATCCTTGCTGTTCTTCTGGCAGTGCTCACGCTGACGCTGGAGAATCCGTATCTGGCAGTGATCACGATATTTTTCTGGGGGGTTGCCGCTTTTGGTATTATGCCGGGACTTCAGATTCGGATTATGAATATGACTCTTGAAGCACCGCTACTTGCGACAACCTCAAGTCATTCGGCATTTAACCTGGGAAATGCCGCTGGTGCCTATATGGGTGGGTATGCAATAACGCATACGGGACTTATCTCAGTGCCTTTGTATGCCGCAGTTATTGCCGCATTGGGGTTAGTGGGGTTATTCGTAAGTTTGGTAATGGATCGTAAACAGCGTCTGCCGGAGATTCCGAACGTTGTTGAGCCGGTATCGGTACAATAA
- a CDS encoding ADP-ribosylglycohydrolase family protein — protein MLQKDRFKGCFIGLAAGDALGTTVEFSSPGAFEPVTDIVGGGVFGLEAGQWTDDTSMALCLAESLVRKADFDPADQMRRYTNWYKVGYMSSTGDCFDIGGATRSALERFEITGEAYSGSTDPMTAGNGSIMRLAPVAMAYANCPQEAVHYAGLSSRTTHAATESVEACEVLAAIIVAGLRGADKSVMLMPETCRQWREEPAFSPAIEEVVMGSYQSKEPPEIKGSGYVVRSLEAALWAFHKSSSFEEGALLAVNLGDDADTTGAVYGQIAGAYYGLSGIPAHWRDKLAMRETFEQLTDALWLKATENR, from the coding sequence ATGTTGCAAAAGGACCGTTTTAAGGGCTGCTTCATCGGGCTTGCAGCGGGTGATGCGTTGGGGACTACCGTGGAATTCAGTAGCCCGGGCGCATTTGAACCCGTAACGGATATCGTGGGTGGCGGCGTATTCGGTCTGGAGGCAGGGCAGTGGACAGATGATACGTCGATGGCTCTGTGCCTGGCAGAAAGTCTGGTACGCAAGGCAGACTTTGATCCTGCAGATCAGATGCGCAGATACACCAATTGGTACAAGGTCGGGTATATGAGCAGCACAGGCGATTGCTTTGATATCGGCGGGGCCACGCGAAGTGCCTTGGAGAGGTTTGAGATAACCGGAGAAGCCTACAGCGGATCAACGGACCCGATGACGGCGGGCAATGGCTCTATTATGAGGCTTGCACCTGTTGCGATGGCTTATGCCAATTGTCCGCAAGAGGCAGTTCATTATGCCGGGCTGAGCTCCCGGACAACACATGCTGCAACGGAAAGTGTGGAAGCATGTGAAGTGCTAGCCGCAATAATTGTTGCTGGTCTGCGCGGAGCGGACAAGAGCGTCATGCTGATGCCGGAGACATGCAGACAGTGGAGGGAAGAACCTGCTTTTTCGCCCGCTATTGAAGAGGTTGTTATGGGTTCCTATCAGAGCAAAGAACCACCGGAAATTAAGGGCAGTGGCTATGTGGTTCGTTCACTTGAGGCAGCACTATGGGCGTTCCATAAGTCATCGAGCTTTGAAGAAGGTGCGTTGTTAGCTGTTAATCTGGGTGATGATGCGGACACTACGGGCGCGGTGTATGGGCAGATCGCAGGTGCTTATTATGGACTGAGTGGTATTCCAGCACACTGGCGGGACAAGCTGGCCATGCGTGAAACGTTCGAACAACTAACAGATGCCTTATGGTTGAAGGCGACAGAAAATCGTTGA
- a CDS encoding HAD-IA family hydrolase yields MIKALVFDFDGTIIDTETAWYIAFRDAYKEHGVDLTLEMYSQCIGTSLKTFNPYEYLITDLNLPIDREAFRESVQLQHAALMNKEVVRPGIQNYLDEARKAGLKLAVASSSKREWVEQHLEQLKLKDYFEVIRTADDVANVKPDPELYNQALEALGVTADEAVAIEDSPNGARAAAAAGMHCVVISNTITGTLEFDMPHQRLSCLTDLTFNDLISKPLVTTV; encoded by the coding sequence ATGATTAAGGCACTGGTGTTTGATTTCGACGGAACGATTATTGATACAGAGACAGCATGGTATATTGCTTTTCGCGATGCTTACAAGGAACACGGCGTAGATTTAACCCTGGAGATGTATTCACAATGCATCGGTACCAGTCTGAAAACATTTAATCCATATGAGTACCTCATCACAGATTTGAATCTTCCGATCGATCGGGAAGCGTTCAGGGAATCCGTTCAGTTGCAGCACGCTGCATTGATGAACAAAGAGGTGGTTCGTCCTGGCATTCAGAACTATCTTGATGAAGCGCGTAAAGCTGGGCTAAAACTCGCTGTAGCCTCCAGCTCCAAACGGGAGTGGGTTGAACAGCATCTGGAACAACTGAAACTGAAAGATTATTTTGAAGTTATCCGTACGGCAGATGATGTTGCAAATGTGAAGCCTGATCCGGAACTCTACAATCAAGCGCTTGAAGCCCTTGGAGTAACTGCAGACGAAGCCGTAGCGATTGAGGATTCACCTAACGGCGCGCGTGCAGCTGCTGCGGCTGGTATGCACTGCGTAGTCATCTCGAATACCATCACAGGAACACTGGAATTCGATATGCCTCACCAACGGCTGTCTTGCTTGACTGACCTTACATTTAACGATTTGATTTCGAAGCCACTCGTCACTACCGTCTAA